A genomic segment from Candidatus Methylomirabilota bacterium encodes:
- a CDS encoding phenylalanine--tRNA ligase subunit beta — MKVSLKWLAQYVDVALPAKELAHRLTMSGTEVGGIEERGNGWPGVVVAQIESISPHPTADSLALVCLRISGERVTVVSGATNLKVGDKVPLALVGAHLIDAQTGRATVVEVVQIQGVASGGVLCSEKELGLSEAHEGVFILPGEAEVGMPLNAVLGDTILDLEVTPNRPDCLSMLGVAREVAAITEGSLTLPDLSYQEEGSSVRDEVQVEILAPDLCPRYSASVIHGITVGPSPSWVQRRLVAAGVRPINNVVDITNYVMLEYGQPLHAFDYETIHDGRIVVRRAAAGESLRTLDGLLRTLSSDMLVIADAKRPVALAGIMGGLETEVTQSTKSVLLESANFSPGSIRQSCRALRLRTEASFRFDKGLPPAITTVALRRATKLLVEICGGKASHGLWDVFPAPREPMEFRLTPVELRRVLGIDITLTQIRDVLAGRLGFDCREDGNDLRVRPPVHRTDIQIPVDLVEEVARLVGYDRIPTTTLAGHLPDHPSQPMRGFIERLSDLLVGCGLQEVITYSLVGRRLLNKMVAGPEVGTSNGLRLANPMTPDQEILRMSLLPSLLECLNNNLRQDEAGARLFEIGRVYLPRDADLPQERQMLVIGMAGPRWHRQWSRAAAQLDFYDLKGVVEELVNRLNLGGTRFVQITDQYPFHPGRTMAVYSKDVRLGVMGELHPAVAHNFEIRVPACLAELDLEPLLSVVGEESLRIEQSPRFPAVRRDLALVVPERVPVAELFEAIRQAGGPLLGQLELFDLFHGEELPQGHKSCGVGLVFRSPDHTLTDTEVAPVEARIIQQLQRLTGAWLRG, encoded by the coding sequence ATGAAGGTCTCACTGAAGTGGTTGGCCCAATATGTCGATGTCGCGCTGCCGGCTAAGGAACTGGCCCATCGGCTGACCATGTCGGGAACCGAGGTGGGCGGGATTGAAGAGCGTGGCAACGGCTGGCCGGGCGTTGTTGTTGCGCAGATCGAATCGATTTCCCCACATCCGACGGCTGACTCTCTCGCCTTGGTATGCTTAAGAATATCTGGCGAGAGAGTTACGGTCGTGAGCGGCGCCACAAATCTCAAGGTCGGCGACAAGGTACCGCTGGCGCTGGTTGGGGCTCACCTTATTGACGCTCAGACAGGTCGAGCCACCGTGGTGGAGGTGGTCCAGATTCAGGGGGTAGCCTCCGGAGGGGTGCTCTGTTCCGAGAAGGAACTGGGCCTGTCGGAGGCTCATGAAGGCGTTTTTATCCTTCCTGGTGAGGCCGAGGTCGGCATGCCGCTCAACGCCGTACTGGGGGATACCATTCTCGATCTCGAGGTCACGCCGAATAGACCGGATTGTCTGAGCATGCTTGGGGTTGCGCGCGAGGTGGCGGCCATTACGGAGGGATCACTCACACTGCCGGATCTGAGCTACCAAGAGGAAGGGTCCAGCGTCCGGGACGAGGTGCAGGTTGAGATTCTGGCGCCCGACCTGTGCCCGCGGTACAGCGCATCCGTCATTCATGGGATTACGGTTGGCCCATCGCCCTCGTGGGTTCAGAGGCGTCTTGTGGCTGCCGGCGTGCGCCCTATCAATAATGTTGTCGATATCACTAACTACGTCATGCTGGAGTACGGGCAGCCGTTGCATGCCTTTGACTACGAGACGATTCATGACGGGCGAATTGTGGTGCGGCGCGCTGCGGCTGGAGAATCGCTGCGGACGCTGGACGGTCTCTTGCGGACGCTTTCATCTGACATGCTGGTGATTGCCGATGCGAAGCGTCCGGTCGCGCTTGCCGGGATTATGGGCGGCTTGGAGACAGAGGTGACGCAGTCGACGAAGAGCGTGTTGCTCGAGTCGGCCAACTTCAGCCCTGGCTCGATCCGGCAGAGTTGCCGTGCGCTGCGGCTCAGGACCGAGGCATCGTTCCGCTTCGACAAGGGACTGCCGCCGGCCATTACCACCGTCGCGCTGAGACGGGCTACCAAGCTTCTTGTAGAGATCTGCGGTGGCAAGGCGTCACACGGACTGTGGGATGTATTCCCTGCTCCCAGAGAGCCGATGGAGTTCAGACTTACCCCGGTGGAGCTTCGTCGCGTCTTGGGCATTGATATCACATTGACTCAGATTCGGGACGTGCTGGCCGGCCGGCTTGGGTTTGACTGCCGGGAAGATGGGAACGACCTGCGAGTGAGACCGCCGGTGCACAGGACCGACATTCAGATTCCCGTCGATCTGGTGGAAGAGGTGGCCCGTCTGGTTGGCTACGACCGGATTCCAACCACAACACTGGCCGGCCATCTGCCCGATCACCCATCTCAGCCGATGCGTGGCTTTATCGAACGGCTCAGTGACCTGCTCGTTGGCTGCGGCCTGCAAGAGGTTATTACCTATTCGCTGGTCGGTCGACGTCTCCTGAACAAGATGGTTGCCGGGCCAGAAGTCGGGACATCGAACGGGCTGCGCCTGGCGAACCCGATGACCCCCGATCAAGAGATACTTCGGATGTCGTTGCTTCCCAGCCTCCTGGAATGTCTGAATAATAATCTTCGTCAGGATGAGGCTGGTGCCCGTCTGTTCGAGATCGGGCGAGTCTATCTTCCACGCGACGCCGACTTGCCCCAGGAGCGGCAGATGCTGGTCATCGGTATGGCTGGGCCAAGATGGCACAGACAATGGAGCCGGGCGGCTGCGCAATTGGATTTTTACGATCTAAAGGGCGTTGTGGAGGAGTTGGTGAATCGCCTGAATCTTGGAGGGACGCGCTTCGTTCAGATCACGGATCAATATCCGTTTCATCCCGGGCGGACGATGGCTGTCTACTCGAAGGATGTGCGGCTTGGAGTGATGGGAGAGCTTCACCCGGCGGTGGCGCATAACTTTGAGATTCGTGTCCCAGCCTGCCTGGCTGAGTTAGATCTGGAACCACTTCTGAGCGTAGTCGGAGAAGAGTCCTTGAGGATTGAGCAGTCGCCACGCTTTCCCGCGGTACGACGGGACTTGGCGCTTGTCGTTCCGGAGCGCGTTCCGGTCGCTGAGTTGTTCGAGGCCATCCGACAAGCCGGGGGACCGCTGCTCGGACAGCTTGAGCTTTTCGATCTGTTCCATGGGGAAGAACTGCCACAAGGGCACAAATCGTGCGGCGTTGGACTGGTCTTTCGTTCCCCGGATCATACCCTGACCGATACTGAAGTAGCCCCAGTCGAGGCCCGAATTATTCAGCAGTTACAACGGCTGACCGGGGCGTGGCTGCGGGGATAA
- a CDS encoding cell division protein ZapA has product MEQLVSVVIRGEQYTIRAVEDPSYVRGVAAYVDAKLDGVVKGSQSLPPTKAIVLASLNIADELFKTEAERERSETMVAVKLSTLSELLRTALEEGASGPQSVDQKLEVGGA; this is encoded by the coding sequence ATGGAGCAACTGGTCAGTGTCGTGATCCGAGGGGAGCAGTACACGATCCGTGCCGTAGAAGATCCGTCGTATGTCCGAGGGGTTGCGGCGTACGTCGACGCCAAACTGGATGGGGTTGTGAAGGGATCTCAGTCGCTCCCACCCACGAAGGCGATCGTGTTGGCCTCACTGAATATTGCAGATGAGCTTTTTAAAACAGAGGCCGAGCGGGAGCGGTCCGAGACAATGGTTGCGGTGAAGCTGAGCACGCTATCAGAGCTGTTGAGAACCGCGCTCGAAGAAGGAGCAAGCGGTCCTCAAAGCGTTGATCAGAAGTTGGAAGTCGGTGGAGCATAG
- a CDS encoding ribbon-helix-helix protein, CopG family, with amino-acid sequence MKTSSLTIRLDKDLDDLLTKASRRSGKNRSEVAREALRRQLRISQFEALRRKIMPFAEARGYLTDEDVFAEVS; translated from the coding sequence ATGAAGACAAGCAGCCTCACAATCAGACTCGACAAAGATCTGGACGACCTGTTAACCAAGGCGAGTCGTCGGTCAGGAAAAAATCGGAGCGAGGTCGCCCGAGAGGCCCTTCGTCGCCAGCTTCGGATCAGCCAGTTTGAAGCGCTGCGGCGCAAGATCATGCCTTTTGCGGAGGCGCGAGGCTACCTGACAGACGAAGACGTGTTCGCCGAGGTGTCGTGA
- a CDS encoding cbb3-type cytochrome c oxidase subunit I: protein MKANPDGLSPWWRYALVITLIVGLSVLIWLAVRTYQFAPPIPDKVTGPGGVIVMTGEDIRAGQEVFLRYGLMENGSVWGHGAYLGPDFSAEYLHALAVAAGPALKRNRYDAQTGTLTFTEAEAATFESQVARWTAYFAEPTGNVGLPAGYITDPAELRQLTAFFAWTAWASVANRPNKSYSYTNNFPYEPLSGNTLTADAILWSALSLIALLAGIAGVLFAFGKFDFLGWKGGSGHVHPTMLPGVASDSQRATIKLFAMVALLFLAQVIVGAATAHYRAEPGKFYGIDLAQVAPSHIMRTWHLQLAIFWIATAYVAGGLFLAAALGNREVRGQVPGINLLFIALVVVVAGSLLGEWLGVKQVFGSLWFWFGHQGWEYLDLGRAWQIMLVIGLVLWLVLLVRAMAPARQNPKQRQVVSLFQYAALAIPLFYLPAMFFGSTTHLSVVDHWRFWIVHLWVEGFLELFVTVMVALIFLELGVMSHANVARVVYLDAILYLGSGIIGTGHHWYWTGQTTITMALSAVFSAMEVVPLTLLTLDAWDFIKLTRSQCGVCELPVSLPHKWTFYFLMAVGFWNFVGAGVFGFLINLPVVSFYEVGTILTSNHGHTAMMGVFGMLGLALMVIAFRQVLDEQQWQRVEKFVRVSFWGLNIGLAMMVILSLFPGGVLQLWDVLTNGYWHARGPEFMNQPFVRLLEWLRLPGDAVFIVFGAAPMALAAVLTWRFTHANSRRQP from the coding sequence ATGAAAGCGAACCCCGATGGGCTTTCCCCTTGGTGGCGGTACGCGCTCGTTATCACGTTGATTGTTGGACTGAGTGTCTTGATCTGGCTGGCGGTACGTACCTATCAGTTCGCGCCGCCGATTCCGGACAAGGTGACCGGTCCTGGCGGCGTGATCGTCATGACGGGCGAAGACATCCGGGCCGGGCAGGAAGTGTTCTTGAGGTACGGCCTGATGGAAAACGGCTCCGTCTGGGGGCATGGGGCATACCTGGGGCCAGATTTTTCGGCGGAATATCTGCACGCATTGGCGGTCGCAGCAGGGCCGGCGTTGAAGCGGAATCGCTATGACGCGCAGACCGGAACATTAACGTTTACGGAGGCGGAGGCGGCTACGTTCGAGAGCCAGGTGGCGAGGTGGACAGCGTACTTCGCCGAGCCGACAGGCAACGTAGGGCTGCCAGCCGGATACATCACCGACCCGGCGGAGTTGCGACAACTCACTGCCTTCTTTGCGTGGACGGCGTGGGCGTCCGTTGCCAATCGGCCCAATAAGTCCTACTCGTACACAAACAACTTTCCGTACGAACCGCTGAGCGGGAATACGCTGACAGCCGACGCAATTCTGTGGAGTGCGCTGAGCCTGATCGCATTGTTGGCAGGGATCGCGGGGGTGCTGTTTGCGTTCGGTAAGTTTGACTTCCTCGGTTGGAAGGGTGGGAGCGGGCACGTACATCCCACGATGTTGCCGGGTGTAGCTTCGGACAGTCAGCGGGCGACGATCAAGCTCTTTGCGATGGTCGCGCTCCTGTTTCTGGCGCAGGTGATCGTTGGCGCCGCGACCGCGCATTACCGGGCTGAGCCCGGTAAGTTCTACGGTATCGACCTGGCACAGGTTGCGCCGAGTCACATCATGCGGACATGGCATTTGCAGTTGGCGATCTTCTGGATTGCGACCGCCTACGTGGCGGGCGGACTGTTCCTGGCAGCGGCGCTAGGCAACCGCGAGGTACGCGGGCAGGTGCCGGGCATCAATCTACTGTTTATCGCGCTGGTGGTGGTCGTAGCCGGCAGCTTGTTGGGCGAGTGGCTGGGGGTGAAGCAGGTGTTCGGCTCGCTGTGGTTTTGGTTTGGGCATCAAGGCTGGGAATATCTGGACCTGGGGCGGGCGTGGCAGATCATGCTGGTCATCGGGCTGGTGCTGTGGCTGGTGTTGTTGGTGCGCGCCATGGCCCCGGCGCGGCAGAACCCGAAACAGCGCCAGGTCGTATCGCTGTTTCAGTATGCCGCCCTCGCGATTCCGCTCTTTTACCTGCCGGCAATGTTCTTCGGCAGTACCACCCACTTATCGGTTGTGGACCACTGGCGGTTCTGGATCGTCCACCTCTGGGTCGAAGGATTCCTGGAGTTATTCGTGACGGTGATGGTGGCGCTGATCTTCTTGGAGTTGGGCGTCATGTCGCATGCGAACGTGGCGCGTGTCGTCTATCTTGACGCGATCCTGTACCTTGGCAGCGGCATCATCGGGACCGGACATCATTGGTACTGGACCGGTCAGACGACCATTACGATGGCCCTGTCGGCGGTGTTTTCGGCCATGGAGGTCGTTCCGCTGACGTTGCTGACACTGGACGCGTGGGACTTTATCAAGCTGACTCGGAGCCAGTGCGGCGTGTGTGAGCTGCCGGTGTCGTTGCCGCATAAGTGGACGTTCTACTTCCTGATGGCGGTTGGCTTCTGGAATTTCGTCGGCGCCGGTGTATTTGGTTTCCTCATCAATCTGCCGGTCGTCAGTTTCTATGAGGTCGGCACGATCCTGACATCGAACCACGGGCATACGGCGATGATGGGAGTGTTCGGGATGCTGGGGTTAGCGCTGATGGTGATTGCGTTCCGGCAGGTGCTGGATGAGCAGCAGTGGCAACGCGTGGAGAAGTTCGTGCGCGTATCGTTCTGGGGTCTGAACATCGGCCTGGCGATGATGGTGATACTGAGCCTCTTCCCCGGTGGCGTCTTGCAACTATGGGATGTGTTGACCAACGGTTACTGGCATGCACGCGGTCCGGAGTTCATGAACCAACCGTTCGTACGCCTGCTCGAATGGCTGCGCCTTCCTGGGGACGCCGTGTTTATCGTATTCGGCGCCGCGCCGATGGCGCTGGCGGCGGTCCTGACCTGGAGATTCACGCACGCGAACAGCAGACGTCAGCCATGA
- a CDS encoding putative toxin-antitoxin system toxin component, PIN family, which translates to MRVFLDTNVLASAAATRGLCADVLREVLTSHELLTSARVLSELRRVLRIKFGIAQDLIADFIGLLRQDTVLGQPGRLPTVDIEDQDDLLILSAAISAGADLFVTDDQELLDIGHIEDLTILSPRQFWEKLKAPLQRGAGRGKVRRLR; encoded by the coding sequence GTGAGGGTTTTCCTCGATACCAATGTTCTGGCCAGCGCAGCGGCAACTCGCGGACTGTGCGCAGACGTACTACGCGAGGTACTGACGTCGCATGAACTCCTGACGTCCGCACGAGTACTGAGCGAACTGAGGCGTGTCTTGCGGATCAAGTTCGGTATCGCGCAGGATTTGATTGCTGATTTTATCGGACTGTTGCGGCAAGACACCGTGCTTGGACAGCCCGGCAGGCTCCCGACGGTTGACATCGAAGATCAGGATGATCTGCTCATTCTATCGGCTGCGATATCGGCTGGAGCAGATCTGTTCGTGACAGATGATCAGGAGCTTCTGGATATCGGCCACATCGAGGATCTGACGATTCTCTCTCCAAGGCAGTTCTGGGAGAAACTGAAGGCCCCATTACAGCGTGGAGCCGGACGCGGCAAAGTACGCCGACTACGTTAA